In the genome of Arthrobacter alpinus, the window GCCAGCCACGTGCAACGAGGAGACACCATGTCCACGGACGAATCCCCACTGGCTTACCGCCTGATCACCGGCCCCGACGACCGAAGTTTTTGTGAGCGCATCTCCGCCGCACTGGCCGAGGGTTATGTGCTGCACGGTGGGCCCGCCGTGACCGCCAACGGCGGCACCGTGATCTGCGCCCAGGCCGTCATCCTCCCTCACGCCGTGGCCAGCAGCGACGTGGCCGTCGCCAACGCCCTGGACGAGCTCGACGCCGATCTGGAATTCGACGGCGAGGGAATCGCGTGAGCTACGCCGGCGATCTGGCCCCGGCCACAGCATGGGATCACATAGCGGCAGGAGCCGTGTTGGTTGATGTTCGCACGGAGGGGGAATGGACCCACATTGGCGTTCCGGACACGTCTGCGCTGAACACGGAGCCGGTCTTCATCCAATGGAATCTGGCCAACGGCAGCAACAATCCACAGTTCCTGGCCGAGCTGCTTCAAGCAGTGCCTACCGAGAAATCACTGGTGGTGCTGTGCCGTTCGGGCGCACGCTCCATTGCCGCGGCGACGGCCGCAACGGCGGCCGGGTACACGGCGTACAACGTTTTGGAAGGCTTTGAGGGCGAACCTGACCGCTACGGCGACAGGGTGGTCAACGGCTGGAAGAACCGGAAGCTGCCCTGGCGCTAGCCGCTACGCACTTTTTGACGGACATACTGCACCACCAGCGAAAGCCAAGGATACGCAATTGAGTAACTTTAACGAGCATGCAGCCACCTGGGCGCCGGACACGGCGGCCGTGCGCGGCGGGCTTGACCGCAGCAACTTCCAGGAAACCTCCGAGGCACTGTTCCTGAACTCCGGGTTTGTGTACGAATCGGCCGAGGCCGCCGAGCAGGCGTTCACGGGCGAGGTGGACCGCTTTGTCTATTCCCGCTACGGCAACCCGTCCGTGGCAACCTTCCAGGAACGGCTGCGTCTGTTGGAGGGGAAGGAGGCCTGCTTCGCCACGGCCTCTGGCATGTCCGCAGTCTTCACAGCGTTGGGTGCGTTGCTGGCGGCTGGAGACCGGGTGGTTGCCTCACGCTCACTCTTTGGTTCCTGCTTTGTCATCCTGAACGAGTTGTTGCCGCGCTGGGGCGTGGAGACGGTATTTGTGGACGGGCCTGATCTTGATCAGTGGCGCGAGGCATTGTCCGTTCCCACCACGGCTGTGTTCTTTGAATCGCCGTCAAACCCGATGCAGGAAATTGTTGATATTAAGGCCGTCTGCGATCTGGCCCATGCCGCCGGCGCACAGGTGGTTGCCGACAACGTCTTCGCCACGCCGCTCCTGCAGCGGTGCGGTGACTTCGGCGCGGACATCATTGTCTACTCCGGGACCAAGCACATTGACGGGCAGGGGCGGGTCTTGGGTGGCGCCATCCTGGGCAGCAAGGAGTTCATCGACGGGCCGGTCAAGAACCTCATGCGCCACACGGGGCCCGCGCTGTCCGCGTTCAACGCCTGGGTGCTGACCAAGGGTCTGGAAACCATGAACCTGCGTGTGACTCATTCGTGCAACAACGCGTTGGCCTTGGGTGAATTTCTCGAGAAACAGCCGCAGATCGGCCGCGTCCTGTACCCGCATCTGCCATCGCACCCGCAATATGAACTGGCCAAGCAGCAGATGAAGGCCGGCGGAACCGTGCTGACCTTCGAACTGGCCGAGCCTGCTGGCGGAACCACCAAGGATGCGGCTTTTGCGCTGCTGAATGCCTTGCAGATCATCGATATCTCCAACAACCTAGGAGATGCGAAGTCGCTCATTACTCACCCGGCCACCACCACGCACCGCGCCATGGGACCGGAAGGCCGTGCGGCCATTGGGCTCACCGACGGTTTCCTTCGCCTGTCCGTGGGTCTGGAGGACCTGGACGACCTCAAGCAGGACCTCGCTGCCGCACTGGCTGCCATCTAGGGGCGCGACACAGCAGCAATAGCGAGGCCGGCGGCGTGCCAAACCCGCGGGGCGGGTGAAATTACACACGCCGCCGGCGGATTGGCACGCCGCCGGCGTTTGGTTTGTTCCGGAGCACGACAACGGCCGGTCACCTTCCCCTTGGAAGGTGACCGGCCGTTGTCGTGCTTGTTGCAGTTAGTCCTGGAAGTACTCGATCTCGGCGCCAACGGTGTTGAGGCGCTCGGCCAAGTCTTCGTAACCGCGCTCGATGACGTAGATGTTGCGCAGCTCGCTGGTGCCCTTGGCAGCCAGCATGGCCAGCAGGATACACGCGGCCGGACGAAGGGCGGGCGGGCAGCCAATTTCGGCGGCACGCCAGGCGGCGGGGCCCGTGATGTCGATGCGGTGCGGATCCAAGAGGCGGACGCCGGCGCCGAGGCGGTTCAGCTCCGTCAGGTAAATGGCGCGACCCTCGTAGACCCAGTCGTGAATC includes:
- a CDS encoding DUF1737 domain-containing protein, translated to MSTDESPLAYRLITGPDDRSFCERISAALAEGYVLHGGPAVTANGGTVICAQAVILPHAVASSDVAVANALDELDADLEFDGEGIA
- a CDS encoding rhodanese-like domain-containing protein; the encoded protein is MSYAGDLAPATAWDHIAAGAVLVDVRTEGEWTHIGVPDTSALNTEPVFIQWNLANGSNNPQFLAELLQAVPTEKSLVVLCRSGARSIAAATAATAAGYTAYNVLEGFEGEPDRYGDRVVNGWKNRKLPWR
- a CDS encoding O-succinylhomoserine sulfhydrylase, which translates into the protein MSNFNEHAATWAPDTAAVRGGLDRSNFQETSEALFLNSGFVYESAEAAEQAFTGEVDRFVYSRYGNPSVATFQERLRLLEGKEACFATASGMSAVFTALGALLAAGDRVVASRSLFGSCFVILNELLPRWGVETVFVDGPDLDQWREALSVPTTAVFFESPSNPMQEIVDIKAVCDLAHAAGAQVVADNVFATPLLQRCGDFGADIIVYSGTKHIDGQGRVLGGAILGSKEFIDGPVKNLMRHTGPALSAFNAWVLTKGLETMNLRVTHSCNNALALGEFLEKQPQIGRVLYPHLPSHPQYELAKQQMKAGGTVLTFELAEPAGGTTKDAAFALLNALQIIDISNNLGDAKSLITHPATTTHRAMGPEGRAAIGLTDGFLRLSVGLEDLDDLKQDLAAALAAI